In Falco biarmicus isolate bFalBia1 chromosome 17, bFalBia1.pri, whole genome shotgun sequence, the genomic stretch TTGGAGACACACAGATTTGGCAAGGTACACAGAACCATTAATCTGCCCGACAGCGAAACTGAACTGCTGTGGCAAAGGTCCAGGTTCAGTTTGAAACATGTTTCCACAACTGTGAAACACCCTGTCTTTTCTAATCAGCGGAGGAATGAGGGGACGTTCTCAGCACCAGGCTGCTAAGCTGGGTATCACAGCTAGGTTTCTGGTGTTTCTTTCCTCCCAAGCACACATCTTCTACTAAAAAGGCTGCACATTTCCCTGAGGCTACATTGAAGTCTCAACTGTAAATTTCACAAAACGCCTCAGTTTATTCCAACAACTGGTTTGAGCCTCAGTTCATCTGACATCGCCCATCCTGCATTCTAAGCTCATTTTCTGTTGATATGTACTGTCAAAAACTGTGCTAAAACCAACACCCTCCTTATTATGTTGTTAGCAAacatataattttttcttttatttcaaagttttattttaaaataattttggtggTTCCAAACTAAAGACCAGAGAAAGTTCCTCCTGTCTTCactctgtctctgcttttctccttcctctcaaGCCCCCGTTTCCTTAAACCATTATGTGCCTCAGTACCAATTTATTATCTTACCATACCCCTAGTTCTTCAGCTGTGACTTGTGGCTTTCTTCTGAGGAGTGTCACTTGTTGTGCAAAGAGAATGGGgctctttttttaaactccacACTATTGCCACACTCTCCACATGCATTATCCCCAGTGACACACCCCAGCAGGGCAAACAAGCAGTTAatactttctttaaaatctcCCAAATCTGTTTTCCCATAACTATGCAGTATTGAACAGAGCTGTATTACTGAATTACTGCATTTTGAATTTCATCAGCAAATTATTAGATCTGAAACATACAGGTGTTTCAGACTCCCACTTCATATGAAGGATTAAGATGACTCTTCTAAGTGCTTCTGAAATCTTATTTTCAAGAATTACTTCATTTCATAATGCATATTGGTATTAAACCCATTTATTGCTATCTGAACAGTTTCATCTTAAACCCAATTCGTTTACGTTTTCCAAAAGTAACAGGAACTTAATCCtcccacttttcttcttttaatcaaattatttcGATCACTTATTACCCTTCTTGACTATTTCACAAGCATTAGTAAATTAACTATGCCCACTCTTCCTTGTACATTGATGGATGCTAATTGTTTCTCACACAATGCTACTATTATACACTTTTTTGCACTAAAAATTCAGACTCCAAAATCTAAACATTTGTTCCAAGCAAAGAACAGGAATCAGAACCTATCAAATTCAATTCCagatttttaatgggaaaaaataaagacagaaaagaagaagTAATGGTGAGATGAACTAGTGATTGCACATCTTTAAAGGAAAGGAGAActttaaacttcatttttagaaaaagctgattttctCAAAATAGCCATGGTGGTTGCTGTAAATGGGTAAGTGGGTGTGGTTGAActaattttttcattcttaaatgTCAGAGAAGTAAACTCCAAGTTTCAGAACTATAGCCTGAAGAAAAAACACTCATCTGAATCATCccttttgtttaattaaaaaagaaaacccaagccCTAGCCCCTGAGATGTACAGCCAGCACTGTTTGTGAGGAATGTCATCATAATTGGCCTCACCTCTAGGGAGGAGAAATTTTGGAGGGAGGGCTGCAGGCTGAGTTTGCCTCCCAACACCCTATCTTGAGGGTATAAAAGAAGCACGGGGGCAGTGAAGGCACATACTTTCCTCTTCTGCACCAAGCTGAATAACTGACCTTAGTGTCTTCTTGTGCTGCAGCTATGGCTACTTCCTTCATCCAGAGCTCTTCTTCTACCTATGGTGGTGGCTTTGGGGGTGGTGGAAGCAGGAGCTCTCGCCTTTCTTCAGTCCGAGCAGGAGGAACCTGCCGAGCTCCAAGCATACATGGAGGATCTGGTGGCAGGGGTGTCTCCATCTCCTCAGCTAGGTATGTCTCCTCTGTAGGAGGTGGATATGGTGGTGGcttgtgtgctggttttggtagTGGTTATGGAGGAAGCTACAGTGGCTTCGGTGGTGGTGCAGCCTGTGGCTTTGGTGGAGGGGCTGGCTTTGGTGGAGGTTTTGACATTGGTGGTGGCTTTGGTGGTGGCGATGGCCTTCTCTctggaaatgaaaagataaCTATGCAGAATCTGAATGACCGTCTGGCCTCGTACCTGGACAAGGTACGAGCACTGGAAGAGGCAAATTCAGATTTAGAAGTTAAAATACGAGACTGGTACCAGAAGCAagctcccaccagcccagcccgggACTACAGCAATTATTACAAGATAATTGAAGATCTCCGAGACAAGGTATGACATTAGTATGTAAAGGAGTTATAAGAATGCATTAGAATTGTGGAACTGCATATTCCACTTCTTTAAAATAAcctaaaataattacaaaataaatattggaTTCCCAAACCCCCAATGTATTGCAGTTATGAGCATTCTAGTggaaaagagacatttttttctcaatttaaaaaccaaatatGTTATCCTGAAAATGTGACGTAGGTTGAAATTAAAGCACTTGCTGTAAAAGTTAGCAAAACATGGCAAAATGTGTTTAACATTACCAATGTATTTATTCAGTAATGAAATAGTAAAGAATGTGACAGGTAGGCCTCAAAAgttgaaaaaataatcctcGTAGCTACAGATAAGATCAGCTGTTGTACAAATGTACTTTCTAATTGCGTTTCTAATTTGTGTTACACAAGGTAGCTTAGCTCTCTGATTCATATGGAAAAGAGCTTAGCATTTTTAGGTTTTCCCTATGAAAGCTGTAAGACTTACAGTGTGACCACAGAGTAACATAATAAATTGAAATGGCTACTGCAATCCAAAAAGCATGTCTGACCAGTGACATCACAAGAGAGGTCCATATTTATTAGTTCTTTGATGGCCTACAGCCTCAATAACTACCTACTATGTACTCAGGACTGTGATATTTCATGAGTGTTCACAGGaacctttttctgtgtttctcaaTTGCCAGATCCTTGCAGCTACTATTGACAATTCCAGAGTCATTTTGGAGATTGACAatgccaggctggctgcagatGACTTCAGACTGAAGTAAGTTTACCTgaagcacattttctttctctgtctttgtcTCTCCCtctcaaaacagttttctgaagtttaGTATTACTTTTtatctagaaaataaaaagttcttcAGTCACTGAAGGACACATTTCAAAAGGATGGATAGGTATTTTTCCTTGAtaacttctgctgaaaaaaaccctggcaaACAGAATCAATGTGATGAAGGATCAAATTGGAATATAAACCTGGTAGGACACAGTATCCAGACTACTGACCTGTTTACATAATAAATTAtagtttgtgtctttttttttttttttttgtgtgatgcTCTTAACTATTTTTACTAGCCTAAAACACAGAGGGAAAACCCAACAGGAATAGACtaagattttcatttaaaaggaacAGATTGGTGTGAAGAGATCACTGTTCGGTTGCAGAACTTCTCTCTCAGAGtctgaaatttagaaaaaaaaagacaaagagtACTTTGGGGCTTGTCCAGCTCACAGACTCAGCAGTACATCAGACACTGCTGAAAGGATAAAGATACTTGCGCAACTGATCTATCTTGCAGTGATGCACCTGCAGGTTTATATTATCTCCTCTAGTGCCCTAGGCAGAACTGGGCAATCTGTGCCTTCCTTCACACCAAATTTGAGAGGACACTGCAAATGGACTGTCCTGTGTGACAGCTGCTCTATTGATGCTGATAACCATGATTAGGTTCTGCAAAGTGAAATTCATGTACCTCTCAAGAATAAAATCAGATGCCAATGCGTGTACTTTCAGATGTCACAGTTGgatgttggaaaaaaacatttttactccCTCTCCCTTTACACTTCctttcaatatatattttttcatttataaccCACTGTTCCTCCTATATTCAATATAAAATTTCAGACTTGTATAGCTTTATTGAATACAAACTCGTACATATTCCagtgcttgtttcttttttgaactGCAGATATGAGAATGAGTTGTTCCTGCGCCAAAGCGTAGAGTCCGACATCAACGGCCTGCGCAGAGTCCTGGATGAGCTGACTCTGTCCAGAGCTGACCTGGAGATGCAGATTGAAACACTGAAGGAGGAGCTGGCCTACCTCAAGAAGAACCATGAGGAGGTGAGAGTCCTTAACAGTGCAGAGAGAAAATTACTTCCCTTTGGAATTTATGTCTCTCAGGTGGGGAGGCagaaatgcaaacacacacaaaaaaaacctaacccaGAATGACAACATTACAGCTTAATAAGAAGAGAACTGTAATATTAGAAGAATCCAAAGGGTGTCCTGGGAAGTATTTCTCCAATTCCAAACTGTTCAGACCTATTAGTTTCAGTTTGACATCCGTAAGCACAACAGGTCACTGAGGTAGTTAAGCTGAGTAAAAGAAACATATACATAAGTTACATGTAAATATGTGTGCTGTGTGTAAGTATACAGAGAGTAGAAAAGCATGTGCAATGAAAGATAAAATTTGACAAATGTTTTTATGTGTGTTCCACCTATAATACTTGGTAATAAAAGTCTTGCATACCACTGCATGGATTGCTGATGGCCGGAAATATATCAAGAGGAGAAAGCCTAATCTTTTTTGTGTCCTCTGCACCCTACCCATGCAGGAAATGAAAGAGTATTCCAATCAGCTAAGTGGAACAGTCAATGTGGAAATGGATGCAGCTCCCGGCATTGACCTAACCAGAATTCTTTCTGAGATGAGGGAACAGTATGAAGCTCTGGCTGAGAAGAACCGTAAGGATGCTGAGGCCTGGTTCTTCACTCAGGTATAGTTAGACCAATAAACAGCAAACTGATGCATTGCCTCATTACTACTGCCCCAGCAGATGGGAAGGGCCCTCCCTTTCTCCaaataattgaattttttttatataatatgtATGTGATTTTACaggtgcttttttctttcagactgaTGAGCTGAACCGTGAAGTAGCCACCCATACACAACAGATACAGACCAGCAAATCGGAGATCACAGAACTGAGACGCACCGTCCAGGGCCTGGAGATTGAGCTCCAGTCACAGCTCAGCATGGTATGGAGCTGTCCCAAGCACATCACAAGTCACTACTGTTACActctccccttcctctctctctgtcttGCCTCTCCTTAGACACTCTGTGGGACAAATCTGCATGCTAACCTATTCTGACGTTACTCTGCTTTAGAAAGCTGGACTGGAAGCCAACTTGCGTGACACAGAAGGGCGATACTGCGCACAACTGGCACAGATTCAAGCCCTCATCACCAGCGTTGAGGAGCAATTGAGTGAACTTCGATGCGACATGGAGCGTCAGAACCAGGAGTACAGAATGCTCATGGACATCAAAAGCCGCCTGGAGCAGGAAATTGCCACATACCGCCAGTTGCTGGAGGGCCAGGACTCTCAGTACGTGACTATATATAAATTCTATGATGATTGGATAATGTTAATAACATGACACATTGTGAAGCAGTAGTTTCTAGTTGCTGAACTGTCTCCAGATAACTAAAATACATTCACTGCATATGTAGCCTTTTCAGTAATGGCAAAACAGATGCTTGGCAAAATATCAAGCATTACTATAACTCAGGCGAAATCTCCAGATCAATTGTGCTGatgatttgaaaacaaatgcaacatTTTGACTATGACAAATTATAGAAAGCACCAGGCACCATATGTATGCATGTCTTATATAGTCCTCTTGTTGCACTGGAATAATAGCCTTCAGCATGAAATAACCTATAAAAACCTGTTCTTGTTACGTCTTTAGCTCTTGGTTTTCCACACTTGTGCACAGAGGTGAAaatatcatcatcatcatacaCCAGTACtcccaaacagaaaagaatttggTACAGATCATAGCTTATTTTAGTAAAAATCTACATTTCTGTGCCCATTTCTCATATCTGATCCACACATGGAATTACTTCTGATATCTGACGAGGAATCAGATCCTTACATTGTTTCTAGATCATGGTATTTTGAGAAGTATATAGGGACATATCAGGACCAAGAACTGGTCtggctgctgttctgtttcctATCTAGTACATAGGAGTGGccttcaaagcagaaagcacCTTAACAATAACACCAGTAACAACACACCTGAGAACCAACCCATTGAAAAAAGCAGTGTGAAACCATGGCTATTCACATGTAGTGGTTCCTAAACAGATCAATGGTTTCAGTGGACAGGGTCAGTAATGGCTGTTaatcaaatatttcttcttttctacaGGATGTCAGGAGTGAATCCTAAGGATGGTaagaaaaattttgaagttttttttagGGGCTGAAATGAATTGACAAAAGTGGATTAAATAAACCTGTATTTTTGCTTaggatttcttctttctaacAGAAACTACATTCTCTCTGTAATGACTACGTTATCATTTAGAGACAAAAGTATAATACTTTATCCTATATTATGTGCACTTTTGAAACCAGcagctttccaaaataattGCATGAACTCCTCATGGGATTCTAAAATATCAAAATCTCCCAAAGATTCCTAAGTTCCTATTGAGCTGATTCACACAAAATACAAGATATTTTCAAATCTGACATGTGATGTGCACTCCTAAGGTTTACTGGATGAGGACCAGTAGGGAGAGAAGGTAAGGTGTAAAGGCAGTTCTCCCTTTGGTAGGTGAAAAAGATCTTGTGAggacacaaacaaaaataaccccaTCACACAGCTCTTCAGGGTATAAGCTGCTAGTTGAATTTCCTTgctgagttgttttttttctcctacatcAGCATTTCTGAGCAGTGGAAGACTTCGCACAAGCGTGGAAGATGATGGAAAACCTGTTTCTACTCGTGAAAGGAGATTCtaataaagaaatactgaatcCTCTCTTGCATACAACACCATAGAAGACCAGTGCAGCCTACAAACTGGCTAATGCCAAGAGAAATATCCTTTCACTTTCGCCAAATCAGAAGAATGTAATCCAAGAATGTGCAACAGCTTGATGTCCTTCCTTAAATTTGCTCTCCCTTTTTGCATAATCATTTGGCTCTCTAAGTCCAAGATTACATGCTTGCTTTCTATCAGTAGCTATATAGTTTCCTTACAAACGAACCTACATAATAAAGTTTCTATTCTGCTTGTGCAAATACATCCAGTCTAATGGTTTCTTTTTGAAGTGAGTATGGCATCGCCATACACGTGATGATACAGCCTCCCTAACACGGTGTTCCCTGTAACCCAAACCAAGAGAAGTTCAGTGgataacaacaataacaataataactttaataataataataaagatgaTGACAAACGGACAGATATAAAGTGCCATTAAATTCTCCCAGGAATCTGCTAATATCAGTAAAAATCCAAGATCATAACGGAAAAAAATCCCTAAGCTCTCTTTTCTGAATTCAGAGCACAAAACATGACTACAGTCAATGCATGAATAAAACGCACCTctggaaaaaattaatattttcccatatatatatatatatatatatatagtgtgtgtgtgtgtgttcctgtACTTCTTAAGCAAAAAGGCAAATTCCCTCAGCTCTTGAGGAAGCACTAGGCAAGGTCCAGGCAAAACGAGTTCCTCAGGCCGTTTGCTGTGACTACTTTGGTTTTCATACACGAGGAAGAAACCCACCTGCCTGTGTCTTCACTGTAGCTGTTGTATTAGTGACGCTGCCATTTCTTAGCAGGAAGTTAGCCTGCAAGTCTACACCAGTGCAATTGAAATGAGATGATTACAAAGATTTAAGAGGCTAGTAAATCCCAACTTCAGAAGcataaaaaacatttacataaaTCCTGTATTTTGCACACATAATCTATTTAGAAGATGGTTGTTAACTTCATTGCAGGGTATTTCAATCAACATAATAGTATCTATAAAAATTGTATAATTCTAGaattacatgttttattttccttccaatcTTCTTAGAGCCACTATTTTTATGTCTTCTCTTTTctgacacttaaaaaaaagtatctacATTGCTAGCATCAGCCCCACAGTTTGGCCATGAGCAACGCTGCAGGATCATTGGTATACCACTGTTAGGAAACACATATACTGCTGATTCCCACTGGAAAGATGCAAACTTCAGCCAAGAAACCTCACGATCtaccagaaaggaaaaactaaacaatgcaaattatattttttcctgatccAGAAATCACGTGACTATCATATGTATCAGAGAGCAAGAGACAGAAATTCTACAGCCAAAGGCAACTATCCATTTGTATTTCAGGTGGAGGAGTTGAATCAACAAGTGACGGTTGCAGGGTATTTACCTGTACAATGTAGGTGTCAAAATGTTCTCCCTATCATGAAATGGCAGCCTATAAATTCAGTTCCgtttgcttttcatctttcaaTTCAGGAAAACAATTATGATTCCCAAATAAAGCAACTTGGGACTATGCATTCCTCGGCCCCTGCTAGGTGGGGCCTGCCGAGCAGCTCCCCAGCTTGCAGCAGGGGAAGAGAAGTCCCTATCTAATGGTGCCATCTGCTGACCATGTTCTACCTTTGTACCGAGACCTTTGCTTTCATTCTGTGCTCGGTAGACTAAATAGCTGACTAAAACCAAGTCCCACAATGCCAGCCTGACAAAGGAGAGCTGTAGTtttgaaataagtttttttgtcttttccataGATCCTCAACAGATGTTGATGAAAACTGTGTGGTGCCTTTTCCAGTTTGAGAAGGCTGAGCTTTAGAGGAAACACTTCCTATCTGCCAGATCACCTTCGTTTTGTATTACTTGCTAGAAAAAATagaattctgtttttcatgatGGCATGATATCCCATGAAACTCTCAGGGAGTAAGACAGAGGCTATTCTGTCTCACAAACTATCAGTTTTGCTGCCAGGCACGTTATAAAGTTCGCTGAGCAATTTCACATGAAACAAAGGATTCCCTTCATTTTATGTAATGTTATGTACttatgtatgcatgtatattttaatatcttATAGAAAATTAGCTTGCTGAACTGCCAGGCTAAAAAATTCGGTCTGAAATTAATCTCTGGTGAGATGAACGGAACAGCAGGATACCACTGGTTCTATTgtaactggggttttttttcaagttagaCCTTCACTTTTTGTCTGGTGCTTCAAGCTTTTCTCACTCTCAAGCAGCAGGGCAGACACTAAACTGTAGCTATTAATAGTAGATGTTATCAGAATATTTTGTGATAGGCATAGCTGGTACTTACTGGAAACCCACCTCTTCAATGATTAATTTCTCCAAACAATTCAAAATGTTAGTATTTCTATACAATGAAGTGCATGAGGAATAAGAAGGAATACGCACTCAATGGAAACATAActggtaaaaagaaaatcaagaggTAGGGAGTAGAGTCAACACAGACCACAGGGAGGAGCTCAAAACCTGCCCTGACCAGGCAGTGAGACCCAGGAAGCATCCCAGGAAAGGATGACGTGCAGCAATTCTTTAttactgaaaaattttaaactaagcagagaaaaagagattcCCTCAGGTTCCTTCCAGGATAGTGTAATCCAGTTTTGTACAGTCTCTTTGACCCCACCATTCAGAACGAATAACAGTGCTAAGTAAGATCTTCTTGAATAGTTGAGCCTTCAAAGGCTATAAGGAAAAGCCGTTGCACCATTTCCAAGACAGCCCATGCCCACTCAGCTTTCCAGCTCTTCCCAAATCTTCTTCCCCTACCCCATCCCTCAGCTGCCATCCAGAACTACTCTGAAAGACAAGGCAAATCCAATAACCTCAGCTGTTGCCATAGGAATGTTTCACAATTTACCTCCTACTCATCAGCACGAGGAATAAGAGAATCTCTGCAGAAGCCAGACTTGCCTGTTCTATATTCGATGGATGGAGTTTGACAGAACATTACTGAAACTTTTGAGAAAGACTATGTTCACATGATTGCCAGGTCAATTTTTAGGGCTGGTAGCTTTAAATAATTACTTGAATTTTTCGAGTGTTGTTAGACTcatattctaaatattttctctagTACACATGTAAATGCCTTAATAGTATTAATACTAGTAACTGCAATAACTGCGATAAATTGCTGCATTAGTATCTGTTTCAACAAGACTATTGAAATATGACTATACCTCaaattgtgaaaaaaatcagcagaaaagaTTGTTAAGTACTTAATTCTCATGTATTTTGCCTGGAAATGCGCAGCTGAAGGCAGTAACTGGGCCTTACTTGGGACTGGAATTTTAGTCAAATGACAGAGGCTGGATAACTTCATTAAAGCCTCATGTCTCATACAGGCTGAAGCTGTTTGGTACGTTAATGACAGCCTGATAGGACATGCTGCGTTTCAGGACTCACAGACTGCTGTAATTCTAAAGCCTGAgaattacaacagaaaaaaagtatcctGAAAGAcccatccctgctccagctcccactTCTTCTATAAAGGACAATACTCTTCCCCTCATAAGCAGGAAAATATGATATTAACTGCAGGGTTAGAAAAATGTCTGAGGCAGAGCTGATCCTGTTCCACACCTACTGATTTTAGCCACACCTCACTATtacaatatgaaaagaaaagagaaaaaaaaaaaccaaaacaaccaaaaggaaagcaatctGGTATGTGGCTGTGCTTCCAAATAACAACAGTGTGTGCAGGCTCATAAATGCTTCAGAATTGACCAAGAGGAAGCACGTTTCATGATGACACAATCTTGTTGCTGTAGTCATTCATCGAAGGGAAACTCCCACAGGAAAAGGCATAAAGCTGCTTGGAGAAGGCTAAGGAGCTGCTCAGTGCTAGTCAGTCAAACATTGGGTTAGATTCACAACAGAGCTAAGTATGAGCACCAGCCAAGGcccttttcaatttttttctgggacCCTCGGGGGTAGTTCAGGGTGTGGTTTGGCCCAGCAAGGAACTTCTTACAGACCTTCAAGTGCAGATGGTTGTGCCAGCAGCACACATGcctctttctcctctgccaGACCCCTCTGGCTGGCTACTGGAGGAGGGGCTCCTTGGGGAGGCTTCGGCGAGCACCATGGGGAAAGCATCTTCCTGGGTGGGAATGAGAAACAGACTATGCAAAACCTGAATGACCGTTTGGCTGCCTATCTGGACAAAGTCCGTTCCTTAGAAGCAGCTAACActcagctggaaagctgcatcCTAGAGTGGCACAGGACAAAGTCTCACGGAAAGAGGCATGACTTCAACCAATACGAGCAAAACGTCACTGACATGCAAAGACAGGTAAGTCAGAGCTATAAGTGACTATGTCATTCTATGCTCTTTTAAGGAATCTGGGTACTCATTTATGTTGATGgctttcctttaaagaaagtTGAATAAACACTTCTAAATGGTAGAAATACTAATGAAAGTGGTTACAGGACCTGGACATAAGCATTCTTCATGTTCAGAAGGAGCAGAATGGGGTACAAGAAAGATAGGCTGTTAGGAGACAAGGGGGATTCTGCAAAGACTGGTGTAATAAAGGGATTTATATGCTGCCaagtgtttgtttctgtgcatgAAACTGTGGTTTGAGTAACTATGTCTGGCAGAATCTGCTCTTTTTGACTGCACATGTATTCAAGCAAATTACAAAGCAGGCAAACTGAGAAGACTGCCTTCCTTCACACATGCTGTCCTTAGACATACTGTTGCACTTCATTTCTTTGATTCCTGTGGTAGCAGACAATGAAACTACAGGAGTTTTGGGTCCAATGAGCTTATGTAATCAgatggaaaaatacttcattgtAATTAAGAAAATAGCAGTGACAAATTCCTTGTGGATGTTTTCACTATAATTAAAAGAAGAATTTCTGGTTCCTGCCAGTAGTTAATATTAACGTTCAACAGTAACTCTTTCAATCTCCTGAACTCACGTGTCTTTAAATTTAAGCATAATATTAATCTGTATTCATAATGAACATATTAGCACTGTAACCATCTGTGTGACTAATCAGTGTAATTGACTTTATATAGCCATATGGGGCAAAACCCAAAGGTATTCCAAATGCGATGCTGTAGTTTTCCCTCCACTTTTTATAATCTGGTTACCTGGCATTCTCCAGAccctgtgcattttttttcaaaagggaCTGGAAATAGTATTACCCTGCATTTTCGCTGACTGCGGCCAGGGACTTAATCAAACTCCCTGCTCGCTGTTAAATGTGTTGCCTCCAGGCAGAAGATGAGGCACTCCGACCACAGACAATGTGTAAGGAGAACCAGAATTGTCATCACCTATTTCTCTTTTAAGGATAACGAAAGGTCATCCATCTCCAGACCTACCACTTCAGCACTTTTTTTAACTGATCCAGAGATAAAAACTTGTTCATCAAGAATATAAATGTGCTTGCACTGATCTGGAATTAATAAATCAGAACTATTTTGGAAGACAATAAGATAAAAACATAATGCTGATTGGGGTGAAGCTCTCACTTTTGAAGAGGTTGTaaccaaaacacttttttttgaCAGTCCTCACTTAAATAGCTATCCCTGGCTACAGGCACCTCTTAGGCTAATGGTGGTCTCAGCCAGTGC encodes the following:
- the LOC130160290 gene encoding keratin, type I cytoskeletal 15-like isoform X1; the encoded protein is MATSFIQSSSSTYGGGFGGGGSRSSRLSSVRAGGTCRAPSIHGGSGGRGVSISSARYVSSVGGGYGGGLCAGFGSGYGGSYSGFGGGAACGFGGGAGFGGGFDIGGGFGGGDGLLSGNEKITMQNLNDRLASYLDKVRALEEANSDLEVKIRDWYQKQAPTSPARDYSNYYKIIEDLRDKILAATIDNSRVILEIDNARLAADDFRLKYENELFLRQSVESDINGLRRVLDELTLSRADLEMQIETLKEELAYLKKNHEEEMKEYSNQLSGTVNVEMDAAPGIDLTRILSEMREQYEALAEKNRKDAEAWFFTQTDELNREVATHTQQIQTSKSEITELRRTVQGLEIELQSQLSMKAGLEANLRDTEGRYCAQLAQIQALITSVEEQLSELRCDMERQNQEYRMLMDIKSRLEQEIATYRQLLEGQDSQMSGVNPKDAFLSSGRLRTSVEDDGKPVSTRERRF
- the LOC130160290 gene encoding keratin, type I cytoskeletal 19-like isoform X2, yielding MATSFIQSSSSTYGGGFGGGGSRSSRLSSVRAGGTCRAPSIHGGSGGRGVSISSARYVSSVGGGYGGGLCAGFGSGYGGSYSGFGGGAACGFGGGAGFGGGFDIGGGFGGGDGLLSGNEKITMQNLNDRLASYLDKVRALEEANSDLEVKIRDWYQKQAPTSPARDYSNYYKIIEDLRDKILAATIDNSRVILEIDNARLAADDFRLKYENELFLRQSVESDINGLRRVLDELTLSRADLEMQIETLKEELAYLKKNHEEEMKEYSNQLSGTVNVEMDAAPGIDLTRILSEMREQYEALAEKNRKDAEAWFFTQTDELNREVATHTQQIQTSKSEITELRRTVQGLEIELQSQLSMKAGLEANLRDTEGRYCAQLAQIQALITSVEEQLSELRCDMERQNQEYRMLMDIKSRLEQEIATYRQLLEGQDSQYVTIYKFYDDWIISGRLRTSVEDDGKPVSTRERRF